The Oncorhynchus nerka isolate Pitt River linkage group LG24, Oner_Uvic_2.0, whole genome shotgun sequence genome has a window encoding:
- the LOC115107983 gene encoding CLOCK-interacting pacemaker-like — MSSTKRKAEGQSRTRKFGSSRTDSERDSGFSDASTIDLTDSEDSSRTVSKREAQHPPSGSGSHPSQLAVLGGSYSNMSPMIMKNVLLKQPGNNYPSQKPWGFSPAVEMVQQPQVVFVQPVVSPVVSHCTISNPKEATSKRRRPKKNLPILRSYPKIAPHPGDSSSSSGGVSSCYFPASSPSASSHREHHHNHRNKQQRHQSRSSSCGSSGSSTPSLPPPSSSLSPSPQHRLTPSLTDSSACSSPARSSLAVSRSEFSPAPSSALTVTPSDTLTSEVPEKTKTLSLPQPTVTTTNDNSCHDDSNHDDNSDDHDIKRKRFCNTYNILSKSGLLEITLSTKDLIRQNRRTQVDLDRLKEHTNLFLQALQTGDTSIWSKLQTSLQEEQEEKGSGQQSSLKADTD, encoded by the exons ATGAGTAGTACCAAGAGGAAAGCAGAAGGGCAATCTAGGACCAGGAAGTTTGGAAGCTCCAGAACAGACTCTGAGAGAGACTCAGGCTTCTCAG ATGCCAGCACCATAGACCTGACAGATTCTGAGGACTCATCTCGCACTGTGTCCAAGAGAGAGGCCCAGCACCCTCCATCCGGGTCGGGGTCTCATCCCTCACAGCTAGCTGTGTTGGGGGGGTCCTACTCCAACATGTCCCCCATGATCATGAAAAATGTCCTCCTAAAACAG cctggGAACAACTATCCCTCTCAGAAGCCATGGGGGTTCAGCCCAGCTGTGGAGATGGTCCAGCAGCCTCAGGTGGTCTTCGTCCAGCCCGTTGTCTCCCCTGTGGTCTCCCACTGCACCATATCCAACCCTAAGGAGGCCACTTCCAAACGCCGGCGCCCCAAGAAGAATCTTCCCATCCTCAGGTCCTACCCGAAGATCGCCCCTCACCCTGGAGACAGTTCGAGTTCCTCCGGGGGAGTAAGCTCTTGTTATTTCCCCGCTTCATCCCCCTCTGCCTCTAGCCACCGGGAACACCATCACAACCACAGAAACAAACAGCAGAGGCACCAGTCTAGAAGTTCTAGCTGTGGTTCTTCTGGTTCCAGCACCCccagtctccctcctccctctagctccctgtccccctctccccagcATAGGCTCACCCCCTCCCTCACAGACTCCAGTGCTTGCAGCAGTCCTGCAAGATCCTCTCTCGCCGTCAGTAGATCAGAGTTctccccagccccatcctctgcctTAACCGTAACGCCTTCAGACACCCTCACCTCTGAGGTCCCCGAGAAAACcaagaccctctccctcccacaaCCCACCGTCACCACAACCAACGACAACAGCTGCCACGATGACAGCAACCACGACGACAATAGCGATGACCATGACATAAAGCGCAAACGTTTCTGCAACACGTACAACATCCTATCCAAGTCTGGCCTGCTGGAGATCACCCTGAGTACCAAGGACCTGATTCGTCAGAACCGCAGGACCCAGGTAGACCTGGACCGGCTCAAGGAGCACACCAACCTCTTCCTGCAGGCCCTGCAGACCGGAGATACCAGCATCTGGAGCAAGCTGCAGACCAGCCTCCAGGAAGAGCAGGAAGAGAAGGGCAGTGGGCAGCAGAGCAGCTTAAAGGCAGATACAGATTAG